Proteins from one Scyliorhinus canicula chromosome 6, sScyCan1.1, whole genome shotgun sequence genomic window:
- the smim8 gene encoding small integral membrane protein 8: MSSSPDPTDAKAEPPKSAGYKSPGLRGIRTTSLFRAVNPELFIKPNKPVMAFGLLTITLCVGYIAYLNVTSENKAELYEAIDSEGTRYTRRKTSKWE; this comes from the exons ATGTCGTCTTCACCCGACCCGACTGATGCAAAGGCGGAGCCTCCAAAGAGTGCTGGTTACAAAAGTCCCGGACTGAGAGGAATCCGAACCACCAGCCTTTTTCGTGCAGTTAACCCAGAGCTCTTCATTAAACCT AATAAACCTGTGATGGCTTTTGGACTACTGACCATAACACTGTGTGTGGGTTACATTGCTTATTTGAACGTCACATCAGAAAACAAGGCAGAGTTGTATGAAGCaatcgacagtgaaggaacaagatACACAAGACGGAAAACATCAAAGTGGGAATGA